Genomic DNA from Corylus avellana chromosome ca4, CavTom2PMs-1.0:
TAGCAGCTTGATCCGGTTGGTAGAGTTAATAATTAGAAAGTTTTTTAAATTGtctttacttttcaaaaaaataattagaaagttttgaaaattttgatgtttgacatggggaaaaaaattatagtgGATGTGTATAGTAACACGGTTCATGCTTGTGGTGTACATATATAATTACTGTGGATCACAAAGTTAtagtaaacaatattttttcctcattcaaattctttttcctCGTGAGGAGGATCATGATATTGTTTTTGCAAGTAATATACTCCATAATATTGTTCGTGTCACATTACTTCTGCCTGTGTAGACGTGAAAGGAACTTTTCATAAATGGTTCACATTGAGTTGTGAGATTGAGATCATGAATTCCCCATTCAAAAAAAGGGGTAGGGTTGGGGATGTGGGGAACTGAAACATTACCCATCTGACCCAGTTAGTTAACTGTAGTGGCATAATGTAACTTCCTCAAATATATGTGGCTTTATTTGGCTGGAAGAGAATCTTTTCTGCCAAACTTTGGTATCCACATGTTCATTGTATTTGAATTATaagtaattttgtttaatgcaTCTTAAATTATTGGTGCTTATTTTCTTTGATAAGAATGCCATGTCAAGTCCATGCTTTGTAATTACAACCTTGCTGTGCATAGTAGAACTTTTCTGGTGGATATGACTACCATCTTGTTAAGTCTTGACTATTTATATAAtcctttcttttgtttaatggTGATTACAAGATAGTTATTTTAATATAGAAAATCTTATTGctgttgaatataatattttttcaatcgATAAtacttattaaattaaaaattatgttgtACTCAACATCATTCAAAATTTGGGAGTCAGTATGGGGCTTTATGGTCTTAAACTTTTTTCATGGGCCAGATCTTCGTGagttaaacaatttttttttcaatgaccCAAATTAAGACTGTTTCTGTCACCGACAAAACTGATCAAACTGTCTCCAAACGGAAAATGTACTTCAAAATCTAATATTTCCATCAAGCTGAAAGGCTGAGAATGACATTTCTCAtggcttttaaattttatttaacataattgagcaaaagaaatgaaaaagtgTACCTAGCTATTAGGTTCTTATTTGCTAAAATTGCTAATTATCCTccaaaaaactgaaaattgaaaAGTTAGCAGCCTTGCACAGAATATGTTGCATCTTAAGTAACATCCACAAATGGTAAGATATAAATCATATAATGAACCATTGGAGCGAGTAATAAGTGACCTTTAGAATGTTTGTTTGGatctaaaatgttttttgaggaaaaaaattttgacaaagttTTTCAGGGAAAAGTATTGATTTTTGGTAGGTACTAAAATATCAACCGAAAACCGCTTAAAACTGATAGACACTACCAAATACTGCTATTAACAATTCAAACAGAAACCCACAGTGTCACATAGCATCTTTGTTCCTAACAAAATAAGGCAcactaatataaaaaatgtatccaccattattttttttaagaaaaaaaaaaaaaaacagatgtgGGGAGTGGGGGGACTGTGACAAGGGAAGGGAGAGGTTGGGGTGAGGGGTGGGAGTTGTGTGGGGGTTGCGACTGGGAGGGGAATGGGGGCAATGGGGTTGCGCTGAAACAGAGGGAAAGGTAGGagttttggaaaatggtttatgcCTCTCCAGAGTTCTAGAAAATGGCTTACTTTCCACATGTTGCTTGAAGGAAAAGAGAATTATACCAGATATGCTTCAGTAGCGTaggggcttttttattttattttattttatttttttcatgctTAGCCTTTGTTTATTGAAATCAAGAAAGAATAGCTATGACCGGTCTTGTAACGATCCAGGGAAAAGTACTAGCCATATATGTGCTATTAcaccaaaatgactagtcaatttagagttttccctagaattaattataaagcccagtttcacctagtaattaggcaatgtgggacttaatacccatgactatctttataaactactcactttatgtgggcttcttctcatcttcccaatatgggtcCGGAGTGTTACAAACTCCTCTTCTTAAATTTCTAACGTCCTCGTCAATGCAACGTCATGTAGTgttccagtaccacatgacctggcgttattaggtggctttgataccatttgtaacgactcTGGGAAAGCTTTAGCCTTTAACCACCTTTGCGCTATTACActaaaatgactagttaatttgaagttttccatagaattcattataaagctcagtttcacctagtaattaggcaatgtgagactaccCATGAccatctttataaaccacccactttatgtgggcttcttctcatcttcccaatatgggaccgaggtgttacaggtccccctcccccctccccccccccaatttttttttttttttttttttatatatatatgcggcTTGAATCACACCAAACAATTGTTCTGATTTGGATTTTATTgagctaatttatttatttattttaataaacaaGCTAGTTTGTTTACAtatggtgtttttttttcctgattcAAAGAAAGAAGTCTTACATTGGTTTTGTGTGGGGTTGGTTACAATTTATGTGCTACTTGGCATTTCCACCATATAGTTTAACCTTTTGAGCTGAATGTTTTGATATGGTATTAGATTGcggtttatttgtttttgggctCCACGTGCTGGGCTCATTGCATTTGTCGCTACTTCTGTTTGGCTGGTTggcttgtttttctttttaggaaTTCTTCTGGTTCTGTTGGGCTGGCTGAGCCTCTTTGGTTCTGCAGcatttcttctgttttcttGGTCCAGCACTTGAGAGTGGGTATTAAGGAAACAAGTCTCATATTGGTTGGATGTACTAATTGGACCTTTCCAAATAGCATAAGCTTTTCGATTGGATGTTTTAACAATAGTTAATAATTAGTTGGATCTTTGTTGAGTATGTTGTACGTGTAGTATGCATTACTAGCTCATTATCATTTTGTAAGCTTTTGATTCACATGATGTGTAATAAACTACTTCTTTCACCATCTTTTCTGTTCATGTGTATTCTATTCCCTTGTTTTAttcctttctttatttctttatttctttgtttctttatttttttcatttttcttttttagtggaatCAAAACCGCAAAGAATCACAAcatttttttggataatataTTGTCATGGGGCATTTTGTGTTGATATGCGAAGGCAtcatggtcctaaaaaattgtCATTCTTAAGTCAAACCAGCACTCTGCTATAATTTGAGATTGGTATGGTCACCGGATTGCcctttttaatgaaaaaaagcATGCACTTCATCCTTCTGAACTTGTTTTAAAATGTTCGAATATCCTAATCATAGTTGTTGAACTCGTGTGACTGAGCCTTGCCGGTTGCCTAGGCGGTTACTTGTAGTATGTGCAATACAAAAATGTTGTACACAGAATATGCAGATGATATTTTATTCATGAAGGTGCGCTTTGCTTATGGATATATTTGTTGTAACTTTCAAGTCAGAAATATACTGAATTTGCCATAGAGAAGTTGAGGTTCATTTTTCTTGCAGGATGCAATTTAGACTTCATGTTTTAAATGCAGCTGCTTCTTAATGGCTCCTCTTTTTTGGTCTTAagcaattgtgattataattaCATCTCAAATACACTAGTTAAATGACAAACTTTTGGCGCACGAATAAATTTTTCACATGTTTTATTCcttctttattaattgttttgtattgTATGAAGAACTCAACCATGTTCGTTCCTGAGCATTTACAGGTGCATAGACAAAGAGAAGTATCATTACCGCCTAGCTGGGGTAGTCGAGCATTCGGGGACCATGAGAGGGGGCCACTATGTTGCATACGTGAGAGGGGGCGAGAAGAGCCGAGGGAAGGCTGAGAAAGAAAATGGTGGTTCTGTTTGGTATCACGTCAGCGACGCCCATGTCCGTACGATTTCCCTAGACGAAGTTCTTCGGTGTGAGGCCTACATCTTATTCTATGAAAAGATTTGAGGTAAATCTACTTCCCATACATTTTACGTTTCTCAGATACCGGTTCGGGGTTAGCTTGAGAACCCCTaatgagagatagagagagagatagcaGGCGAGTGTACAACAGCAATTGATCTTCTTATATCTTGAATACccatttttttgacatgtcatgAGTTTTAAGTTGTATATCTTCACATTATTTCATCAGAAATTTTGTTCCCATTATTTTGGGAAGAGAAGGGGGGTGTTGGCTACATGTAATTGCCAATTTTTTCCTGTAGGATGCTCTGTTGAAGTACTTATTCAGATTATTCTATTATTGGTTGATGAGAATTCCTTCAGCCAAAGATCATAAGTTGTGCATACCCTTCCTCTCTTGACCCTGCCCATATTTTAAGAGATTTGAGCTTTGATGAAAGTTTAAGAGTGATTATTCTTTGTTATAACCGAtaagaacaaagttttcttttaaactgggttgaaggaagttcctTCAACTcggtctataaaaataacaaaagaataaTGATTTCAAacagattgagagagaaacaCAGAGCAAGTCGACATCCATCTAAAATCAACCAAAATCCACATTCTCCAAAACAAGTCGAAAGTCCCCAagtttaaatatttaataacaaaaattgaaaatacgAATCCTAGAATATCAATCACgatatttaaacaatttttttttttaagtaaagcGACAAATATTAGTTATTATTAGTTTGGATCTTTATTCTTTTGTTCTACTTTGAGTAATTTCAGGAATGAATGTTGATCAAAATTTAGAGGACTATGGTTtcaattaacaaacaaagccaagagttatgattaaaattattatctCATTTGTATGATCATTTACCACAGTTGTTTGTATCAAGAATCAATTGCTTATTTGAGATGCCTCAAGGTAAATTAATATtgcttcttttatttaaaactcATAATTCAAGCCATCATATCACAACATAATTCATGAGAAACTCGGAATTCCGAATAAAGctgaaaatgcaaaataaatgttGCGGGGATATGAGTAACTTGATGGATAAAATAGAATATTCCACATAGCCCCAATGATACAAGAAAATCCCATTTATGAGCAAGAATGCTCTTATATAACGCCAAACAACAGGTAGCATGGCATTGTAATACCGGCTATTGGCAAACATAACAATGTAACGAGATTTGGGATATCTCTCAAAACGACAATTGGGTTCTCGttttgaagaaagaaacaaagaaaaaaaaaaaaaaaattggttcgaTTTCAGTGAAAAAATGATGACGTGATGAATCAGAATCTGTTGGTATATGACTTGAATTGTCGAGGCAAGTTAGCGTGTGGGCCCAACATATATCTTTTTTTGCCTTGGATCGGTTTGGTACTCCTTTATTGaattggtagatggaatagtagaTGGAGATTGATAGATGGAGCTGgttcttctataaatagagctcccTCCCTTCACAAATCTCACCACTCTTCTCCTTTctcttctacatattcttccttcttccaatttctatttgatatttttttcttcctgagAGTGTTTACACATAACAGAGAGAAAAAgacgagacaaagcgttgcaagaaacaAATAACATGAGAGAGAagggacttgagaaattagattTAAAAAAGATACGAGTGGGTGTTAGTCATATTAAAGCAATTAGATCCTTCATACTAACTAGCAATTAAAAAACTACTCTTCACTTCAGTCTAGAGGTTAGTAGATCCTCTGCCCACTCTAAAATTATTTCATGTCATGTTATTTTATACATTGTGTattaaattgtaaataattcttttatttatgtaCTATGAAGTTACTTTGCATGCATGAAAGGTTTTTAAAtagcttttgaaataaaaagttattgatgtcaaagatttatttaaaaagtttctatttatgAAAATGCCTTCTAAATGCAATAAGTtgatatttggaaaagttttcaatttgaaaaaatagatCTTGAGAAagtgatgattataagaaataagaataatgaCAAatcctcctacatgttgccctaagatatATTAAGAGAATACAATAACTGagataaaaagttataaaataatgGCACGTGTATGGAGGAGAATATTTTTGGCCAcagaagaaataagaaaaaacagAGTTCGATACCGataaccactgaaggaggctatgctagaaggtggtattccatcaacagttTGCTAAGTGCACTCATAATTAAATTGGCGGACGAGTGGGCCTGTGGCTAAAAGGACTGACTCTACTTGGCactcacaattttgtcacacctaattttattttaattcagaTAATTAGTTTTACTTGTATGGTCCATCAACCAAATTTTCtaggagaagaaaacaaagaaatttcTTGAGTATATATAACAAGTCCGAAAGCATTTGCATGTTAAAAGAAGGAAATCAAACtctctaaattaaaataaataaataaaaaaaaattttgtccccAAATTCTCATGAAAacataagagcattcacatccgcCTCAGCAAAAGCTTAGTTAAATTTAGTCAAAATAtcacttttttctattttagttatcattttttttaaagtatcaACATTTGGCTCACCATTTTAACCatcaacttttaatattttatttaaaatttattattttttaatttttatctagtTTTACAGAGAGGAGAGAtaagtttaaatgatttttaattagaGGAGAGAtgatgaaataattttttttattaataaaattatacattgttGAGTCATAGTGCTCAACAAAGTTGTTGAGTACTGTAGCTCCTCAGCAAATTTTTAGCTAGTTTATTGAGCCGGATGGAGAGTGATTTTAACATTTTTGCTCAACAAAATACCCTTTTGTGAATTTAACCGATGTCTATCATACATTTAACCTAAACTACCTTGAAGTAATATTACTCATTACTAACTTTGACATGATCAAACTCCTTCACAATTATGGATGGATAATCATTCAATGTAAATCCTATGATCTATCGCTCAATGTATCATCGAAAACATACATAACATGAAATTTGGACATACATAAAACTGCATGAGGTACATAGTTGTTCGTTAAACCTTCCAAAGTTTATTCATTTATCTCTCATTCTCATCCACCCCACCCCGTAAGGGAGCTCCTCCTAAATAAAAGaatacaagtaaatgaaaaatTTCACAAAGGACCCTCAACTACCGCATATTTAGATAAAACccccctaaattttaaaaactctaaatttaacTCTCAATTTGACCACTCGAACATTCAATTTGAAGCAACTTACccatccgtcaatttttgccattaaactATAATGTAAACccctaaaaagataaaattaccctttgattttccttcttttttttttttcttaatttgaaattaagggtaaatataaaattttataaagggGGCAACTTCAGtgaagacccctgaacttccatccaatttgacaaaccccctcctccaacttcaaaatctctcaatttatttctctgaacttttaattgcaatcaatttggactcatccgtcagattttaaacatcacatgacgtttatacccctgacttttttataaaattagaactttacccttaattccaaaacatttttctttattaaaaaaaaaaaagaaaaagaaaatcaatgatattttggtcttttttggtatttctaaaccctaaatttgatggagtggttcaaattgagagcaattgaaagttcaagggactaaattgagagattttgaagtttgagggggCTTTGTCAAATCAGGTGGAAGTTtaggggtcttcagtgaagttaccaattttataaaaaaagtcaggggcataatggtcattttaacacttttaacatttaaaaattgacggatgatgtaaattgcatcaaattaaaagttcacatgatgaaattgagagtttttttaaatttaaggaaatctttttcaaaatgtgtggtagttcaggagtttaaagtgaagttttcccaaaaacaaattataaatatacaAGAAATTATATGGGGGTGGTCCAATATCCCATATACTTTTTTGGTGAAATTCAAGATTTGAAGGAAGGTACACAACGAGGGCttggaaaaatatttgataattcTTAAAATAAGACGCAACTAATAATATGCTTTtggttcttccatttttttttttttgaacggaaATCTGAGgatttcattaattaaagatTACGAGTATAAAGCTCTCACAGAGCAGAGCAAAAAATTCTTACATcacaaagcataaagctctgcaaAAATAATAGTCACATGCTATacggttacaaagtcataaatacaaacaaaaattattacaatcagGTACTATTTATGACTTTAATCTTCTGCTAACtcatgtacaaatacagttaaaaaGCAGATCTGCTCCGAGcatactagatctaagacattggtagccaaattttctaacaaaatttatttaaaccggtCCTGAGAGATAACCTCTCGCACCTAATTATCCAAGCTGTGAGAAATAacctcacacctaattatttcttgggttaaatacctaataccccttagggtttcatttctttatttttttcccccttaaagtttcatttttatcataggaggtatctgtggttttgataaagactaaATTGGTCATTCCGTTCattgaccattagttgacttgACGAAAGTCCACgtcactgacacgtggaccaattaaaattcgacacttGGCATAAGGTGGCCATGtcatcaaattaaattttttatttttaaaaaaattaaatatatatatatattttttcaacaaaataaaagaaaaaaaaattgggccatTTGGAGGTGACtcagccacccctaaggtgccaagggggtggctcgaccacccccatcACGCCAGAAAGGGGTGGCCATAGCGGGGAGGGTAGTAGCGGGGAGTAAAAGGAAAATGAGAGAGTAATATAGGTCTTGTTCTCAAAACTCATTATTTTTAACTATTGAATATAGGTCTTGTTCTCCCAAATgttaaagagtaatgttatatttcttttccctatctttattatatttgtaacttttaaaattattattaaagggttaaatactaaaaattccttagggtttagggtttggacactttattttttttttctccctaagttttgatttgtatcacaaGAAGTacctgtagttttgataaataccaaattagtcattcaaTCTATAgatcgttagttgacttaatggaagtccacgtcactgacacgtgaaccaattaaaatttgacacttgGCATAAGGGGTCATGTCATCAGTAATGATGTGgccatataattaaattttgtatttaaaaaaattaaaaaatatatattttttcaaaaaaaaaaaattgggggtggtcgtaggccaccccttggcccaccccctttggccatgggggtggcacggctggatgggggtggccgagccacccccaagggggtggctcggccacccccatggagccaagggggtggtcgaaaccacccccaaacagCCAAGGGGTGgcccaccattttttttttcttttttgaaaaaatatatttaaaaaaaataaaaaatttaattagatgGCCACGTCATCATTGATGACATGACCACTTATGCCaggtgtcgaattttaattggtccacatgtcaatgatgtggacttccgttaagtcaactaacgatcAATAGATGAAATGACCAATTtgatctttatcaaaaccacatgtacCTCCTGTGTTACAAATCAAAACttgaggagaaaaaaataaagtgtccaaACCCTAAgagatttttagtatttaacctttattaaaattacaaatttaataataattataaaagtcatatttaatttttaaagtacACATACAAATGAAACATTTAGCATTAAGGGAAATGCTAGAATGCAATAAATTCCCCACAATTTTCCCATCAAATGCTGAGGTGGCAAGCTCActtacaatattttattatttattttttaaataaataaaaataaaaataaagaaaagttaataaaaaaacttaaatgcCACCATAGggctcttgggggtggttcacccaaagggccaaaaaaaaatttgaagtattttttaaaaaagtgggtTTGACGCTGAGGTGGcctccattttaaaaaaaaaaacttaaaattttttttggccagatcggccaccccaagggctatgggggtggcttcggccacccctatgcTATTCTGAGGTGGCAGCTAttccttttagttttttaagtttttttattaacttttatttatttttattttgattttaatttatttaaaaaaataaataataaaatattataagtgAATTTGCCACCTCAGcatttatgaaaaaattatgGAGAATTGATTTCATTTGAGCGTTTCCCTAGCATTAAATATTCATCTCGGCAAAACATAAAAtagcaaaagaaacaaaaaaaaaaaagaaaaaagaaaaagcgaacaataaataaagggaaaagaacactctctctttttctgtgtgtctctccctccctctctgaTATTCTGTCTTTCTCTGagcggctctctctctctctctctctcttcctttacCAACTAAGCCATCTCACTAAACCACTCACCGCCCTATAACTGTGTCTTTCATGGCAGCACCACCGCAAAAGGCAGTCTCTTTTCTGTGGGCGACCATGTTGGTGGGTATTCTGGGAGGCAGCAATAGTGTTGTGGGCGTGGAAGGTGCATACTGGTGCGTGGCAAGGAGCGACGCGAGCGAGCAAGCGCTGCAAACGGCGCTGGACTATGCATGTGGGACTGGAGGAGATTGTAGCCCCATACAGTCAAATGGCCTCTGCTATCTGCCAAACACCATCCAAGCACACGCCTCCTACGCCTTCAACAGCTACTTCCAGCGCAAGGCCATGGCCCCCGGCAGCTGTGACTTTTCCGGCACTGCCACCATTGCCCAAACTGATCCTagtatgtttttatttttatttttattttatttttattttttttatgtgtatttatttatatatatatttcttttggtttttgtgaTCTGGGTGTAGGTTATGGATCTTGTGTGTATCCATCTTCCTTAAGGTACGtgccatttccttttcttttcttggctATTGGCTCATAAGAAACTATGCattatatacataaaatatatgTAGGGCACCGCATTTGGCAGcggcctttttctttttctcttctatttgctggaatttttttttttttttttttttctgtgacAAAATCGTTTCTTCATCTTCAAGTAAAAGGGTCAtcttttcaattatttatttaattttttttgggtgagaaaagcaagaataagaataagaataagagATATACCACCTTTTTTATGGTAAGTGATTATGATATATGGACACTTGCTCTAATAATTTCACCCTTTCCTTGTGTGAAGTTGCTGTCTTTAATGCATGGGATTTGGAGGGGGTTTCATCTAAACGTTATTCTGATTGGTGCCCTTATTTCCGCGGCCACCCTACGTACATAACCGATAATACCCCCAAAGCCTTGGTGCTTTAGGTTCTGGGAGTGGGAACTTGATTGGGTGGGAGATATCATTTGGGATGAAGGTTTTTGGTGGGGAGTAATTTGGGTAACGTAGATAAAGCACCCACCCTTCAAATTTCGAAAATTTAGGTCAGGTGTTGTCTGTCAGATATGGCTCAGGGCAGAGAGCCACGTCTCTTTTCTGattctctgtctctgtctctttcATAAATCTTGGGTTTTTCGCTTTTGTTGTACTGTTTTGTTTAGGTGGGTCATCTCACCAGTAATGGTACTTTCACGTTAGTTTTACACCGTTGGATGGCCCTCCTGGTCCCAGTTGGCAGTTACATCCAACGTCCAGAACCCTAGTAATGCTTGTGGTGCCTAGTTACATCGTATAGGTTCTGCCTTGCACTATGCTTTTTTCATCGACGCCCATGTCCTGTCTATTTATCAACCTTGCATTTTTTCACcttgaaaataagaaaagacGATGTTTTTGAGACAGGGAGGGTGTGAGCCCATGTCGTCTcaaggggtatttttgtttcatttcaaTGAGACTATATGCTTTGTAGCTTTCCTAGGGAACAAAAGGGAGCTTTTCCCCATATCACAATTGATGATACAAGACGACCCTTTTGATGCAAACAAAAATCTTGTCGGGTCAATTTCTGATGCGACTTGCAAATTCAacagaaaattatatatttatgtttcaaCACGATTTAAATACGACACTCGAACAACACGAGTTATCACTCCTATTTATGACTCTTTTGCCTTGCTATGGTGCGAAATTTATCGTCCCAGTCGTAGAATAGCCGTTAGTAGGGGTTTGATCAAATCgtataatatattctaacagggACATTGAGGCAAATATCAGGACGGAGAAAAAGAGaatgggagagaaagagaaagaaagtaattaaaaactatttataGAGCTACAAATATAGAAAAACACAGGAAATGGATGTAGATATAATGTAAAATGCATTTGGTTTAGAGAAACGGACCTAGATTTTTTTAGGGATTTGGttagctattttacataaaaatctAAAATGCATAAGTTATTGTCGATGCTGGTGGTCCAACTTTCCCACATTTCACCTTTCCTATTATAATAGGAAGATAGGGGCATTTCTTAGGAGTAAATGGCCCCAAAAACATTTAGTTGATCTAATCTTAACACCAAGAGCTatttgtatgtatgtaaatATATTTAATCAATCACTTGGGGCTACTACAAAATGCTTTCATTATCTTCAGTTTGTTTTCAGGACATAATTGCATTATATATTATTCCTAATGTTCATCTctataaaaagaagagaaaaaaaaaaaaaaaattctctagtAAATGGTAATGACCTAATTGCCCCTCATTAAAACCCAACGCATTTTGCAATTTAGGTAATTTCACTAGCTTTATTGAGGAGCAAATGGGATAATTTATGTCCACTTaaacgaaaattagtaacggagggtctctattgcaaatttttgatacaaTAGGAGGgtatattgaaattttttaaatattagggttcaaattgaaaaacacctcaaatttcaaacttcaggaggtaaagtgaattttttcctaaaaaaaaattctaatgatGAGACCTTCGAAGATGCAATGGGTCACGCCAAAGAATCTACtcttatgtctttttttttttttttattccctgTATTTATGTGGTCCTAAAACTAGTAGCCAATGC
This window encodes:
- the LOC132179051 gene encoding PLASMODESMATA CALLOSE-BINDING PROTEIN 3 is translated as MAAPPQKAVSFLWATMLVGILGGSNSVVGVEGAYWCVARSDASEQALQTALDYACGTGGDCSPIQSNGLCYLPNTIQAHASYAFNSYFQRKAMAPGSCDFSGTATIAQTDPSYGSCVYPSSLSTAGGTTTPTTQTSNNPNVPTTGTTGNGNGGTAGLTPGFTPPPFPDNSKEYSESMIPTILLPLCFLIVLTLAFHPL